A single Cryomorphaceae bacterium DNA region contains:
- the gyrA gene encoding DNA gyrase subunit A, with translation MSEERIVPINIEEEMKSAYIDYSMSVIVSRALPDVRDGLKPVHRRILFGMYELGVLSNRPYKKSARIVGEVLGKFHPHGDTAVYDAMVRMAQPWSLRYMMVDGQGNFGSVDGDSPAAMRYTEARLQKLAEEMLTDIDKNTVDHQLNFDDTIKEPTVLPAKIPNLLVNGASGIAVGMATNMPPHNLSEVVDGTCAYIDNKDIEVSELIEHVKAPDFPTGGVIYGYEGVREAFETGRGRVVMRANANIEEVDGREAIVVTEIPYQVNKADMIKKTADMVNDKKIEGISDIRDESDRNGMRIVYIIKRDAIPNIVLNTLYKYTALQTSFSVNNIALVGGRPKQLNLKDMIVHFVDHRHEIVVRRTQYELEQAEKRAHVLEGLLIALDHLDEVIALIRASRTPEDARNGLMSEFSLSEIQARAILDMRLQKLTGLERDKIKEEHAELMKTIEYLRSILDSEDKRMEIIKEELLEMKEKYGDERRTQINYAGGDLNIEDMIPDEDVVITISHLGYIKRTPLAEYKKQRRGGVGHRGVSTRDEDFLEYLFVASNHNYLLFFTEQGRCFWLRVFEIPEGGKGSKGRAIQNLINIPSDDKVRAFINVTSLKDEDYINSHYIMMCTKAGQVKKTSLEAYSRPRVNGINAITIREGDMLLEAKLTTGDSEILMAARNGKAIRFDESAVRPMGRTASGVRGMLLASDDDEVVGMVCVNDLESDILVVSERGYGKRTKVDDYRKTNRGGKGVKTLNITDKTGELISIKNVVDTDDLMIINKSGITIRQGVEELRVMGRATQGVRLINLREGDEIAAVTKVAVEDDDEPLLDEDGNPILSEEGAEEGTETNDQEEGGEA, from the coding sequence ATGAGTGAAGAGAGAATTGTTCCCATAAACATTGAGGAGGAGATGAAATCGGCCTACATCGATTATTCGATGTCGGTCATTGTGTCACGCGCCTTGCCAGATGTCCGCGATGGACTCAAGCCGGTGCACCGTAGAATCCTCTTTGGGATGTATGAATTGGGCGTTTTGTCGAACCGCCCATACAAGAAATCAGCGCGTATTGTCGGGGAGGTCTTGGGTAAGTTTCACCCACATGGTGACACTGCCGTGTACGACGCAATGGTGCGTATGGCCCAGCCGTGGTCACTGCGCTACATGATGGTAGATGGCCAAGGTAACTTTGGTTCCGTAGATGGAGATAGTCCAGCGGCCATGCGTTACACCGAAGCACGCTTGCAGAAGTTGGCCGAAGAGATGTTGACGGACATTGATAAAAACACCGTTGACCATCAGCTCAACTTTGACGACACCATCAAAGAACCAACCGTACTACCTGCCAAGATTCCAAACCTCTTGGTGAATGGAGCATCTGGAATCGCAGTCGGTATGGCCACGAACATGCCACCTCACAACCTCAGTGAAGTGGTGGACGGCACCTGCGCCTACATTGACAACAAAGACATCGAAGTCAGTGAGCTCATTGAGCATGTGAAAGCACCGGATTTCCCGACGGGAGGGGTGATTTACGGTTATGAAGGAGTTCGCGAGGCTTTTGAAACGGGTCGAGGACGCGTAGTTATGCGTGCCAATGCGAACATCGAGGAGGTAGATGGTCGCGAGGCTATTGTCGTCACGGAGATTCCATATCAGGTCAATAAGGCCGATATGATCAAGAAGACGGCCGATATGGTCAACGACAAAAAGATCGAGGGCATCTCCGATATTCGTGATGAAAGTGATCGGAACGGAATGCGCATCGTGTACATCATCAAGCGCGACGCCATCCCGAACATTGTCTTGAATACGCTGTACAAATACACCGCGCTTCAGACATCTTTCAGCGTGAACAACATTGCCTTGGTAGGTGGCCGCCCAAAGCAGCTCAACCTCAAGGACATGATCGTTCATTTCGTGGATCACCGTCACGAAATCGTCGTACGCCGCACCCAGTACGAACTGGAACAAGCGGAAAAGCGAGCTCACGTTCTCGAAGGGCTCCTGATCGCGCTGGATCACCTAGACGAGGTTATTGCCTTAATTCGTGCAAGCCGCACCCCTGAAGACGCACGTAATGGCTTAATGAGTGAGTTTAGCTTGAGTGAAATCCAGGCGCGGGCCATTCTGGACATGCGCTTGCAGAAGCTTACCGGACTCGAGCGCGATAAGATTAAAGAAGAGCATGCAGAATTGATGAAGACCATCGAGTACTTGCGTTCCATCTTGGATAGCGAGGACAAGCGTATGGAGATCATCAAGGAAGAATTGCTTGAAATGAAAGAGAAGTACGGGGATGAGCGTCGTACACAGATCAACTACGCCGGTGGAGATCTCAACATCGAGGACATGATTCCGGACGAGGACGTGGTGATCACGATTTCGCACTTGGGGTACATCAAACGTACACCTCTCGCCGAATATAAGAAGCAGCGTAGAGGAGGGGTAGGACATCGCGGTGTCAGCACGCGCGACGAGGACTTCCTTGAATACCTCTTTGTCGCCAGTAACCACAACTACCTCTTGTTCTTCACCGAGCAGGGCCGTTGTTTCTGGTTGCGCGTTTTCGAGATTCCAGAAGGAGGGAAGGGATCTAAAGGTCGAGCCATTCAAAACTTGATCAATATCCCGTCCGACGATAAGGTACGTGCCTTCATTAACGTGACTTCTCTCAAAGACGAGGACTACATCAACAGTCACTACATCATGATGTGCACCAAGGCTGGCCAAGTCAAGAAGACCAGCCTGGAAGCGTACTCTCGTCCGCGTGTGAATGGAATCAATGCCATTACCATCCGAGAAGGAGACATGCTTTTGGAAGCTAAATTGACTACCGGAGACAGTGAAATCCTCATGGCGGCCCGTAACGGGAAGGCCATTCGATTTGACGAGTCAGCTGTCCGCCCCATGGGAAGAACAGCCTCCGGAGTTCGCGGAATGCTCTTGGCCTCAGATGACGATGAAGTCGTCGGTATGGTCTGCGTCAATGACCTTGAATCGGATATCCTCGTGGTCAGTGAGCGCGGATACGGTAAGCGTACCAAGGTTGACGACTATCGAAAGACGAACCGTGGTGGTAAAGGAGTGAAAACACTGAACATCACCGACAAAACTGGGGAGTTGATTTCCATAAAAAACGTTGTAGATACTGATGATTTGATGATCATCAACAAGAGCGGAATCACCATTCGCCAGGGCGTTGAAGAGCTCCGTGTAATGGGACGTGCAACGCAAGGTGTTCGATTGATTAACCTTCGTGAAGGCGATGAAATCGCTGCGGTGACCAAAGTAGCCGTTGAAGATGACGACGAGCCTTTATTGGATGAAGATGGCAACCCAATCCTCTCTGAAGAAGGTGCTGAAGAAGGCACTGAAACCAACGATCAAGAAGAGGGCGGAGAGGCCTAA
- the recN gene encoding DNA repair protein RecN — MLKELRISNYALIEELGLRPDAALNTITGETGAGKSIMLGALGLILGQRADLSILRDPEQKCVVEADFDLGALSLESFFKAHDLDYEQVSIIRREIIPSGKSRAFVNDTPVKLPVLRELCEFLIDIHGQNQTRWLADGGFQLDLVDGLAQNAVVLKNYRDCYRNWSKLQRDIKVWEQQELSQKNELDYHQFLLNELEEAALLPDELKGLEEEAKTLEHAEDIRESLSSGLQLLDEDESGIINNIKILRSQLSRLSSWSDTYAHWMERIEAQLIEWDDLSFEMNRAAADVVVDPARLEQVNNRIDLLHNLMQKHHVEDVSGLLEKQEELQHKVSDVTSLGDRLVEARKESGILHEQLLELGRELGASRREAQKPLIKELEALLSRLGMPDAAFDLHWVETEEPGDKGLETVEFLFSANKGRAPEPLKKVASGGEMSRFMLGMKNLMAQYKQLPTILFDEIDTGVSGEIADRMGTLMSEMGSRMQVICITHLPQVAAKGSKHFKVYKELRAEDTYTDIKELSGADRVEEVASMLSGARKSDAARQNARELLEDRVAG; from the coding sequence ATGCTGAAAGAGCTGCGAATCTCCAACTACGCTTTAATTGAAGAATTGGGCCTACGGCCCGATGCCGCCCTAAACACCATTACTGGTGAAACCGGTGCAGGAAAGAGCATCATGCTCGGTGCACTCGGGCTGATTCTGGGACAGCGTGCCGATCTGAGCATCCTGCGTGATCCGGAGCAAAAATGCGTGGTCGAAGCCGACTTTGACCTTGGCGCATTATCCTTGGAATCCTTTTTCAAAGCGCATGATTTAGATTACGAGCAAGTCAGCATCATTCGACGAGAAATCATCCCCTCGGGAAAGTCAAGAGCTTTTGTAAACGACACACCTGTAAAGCTGCCCGTCTTGAGGGAGCTATGCGAATTCCTCATCGACATTCACGGTCAGAATCAAACGAGGTGGCTCGCGGATGGAGGCTTTCAATTAGACCTTGTGGATGGACTGGCGCAAAATGCCGTAGTCCTCAAGAACTACCGGGACTGCTATCGAAACTGGTCAAAACTCCAAAGGGACATCAAGGTCTGGGAACAACAAGAGCTGTCACAGAAGAATGAGCTGGACTACCATCAGTTCCTGCTGAACGAGCTCGAAGAGGCAGCCCTTTTACCTGATGAACTCAAAGGGCTTGAAGAAGAAGCCAAGACCTTAGAACATGCGGAGGACATACGAGAAAGCCTATCCAGTGGACTTCAACTATTGGATGAAGATGAGTCAGGTATTATCAACAATATCAAGATATTACGTTCTCAATTAAGTCGCCTCAGCTCCTGGAGCGACACCTATGCCCATTGGATGGAACGGATCGAGGCGCAGTTGATCGAGTGGGATGACTTGAGCTTCGAAATGAATCGCGCAGCGGCCGACGTAGTTGTAGACCCCGCGCGATTGGAGCAGGTGAATAACCGTATTGACCTGCTGCACAACCTCATGCAGAAGCATCACGTCGAAGACGTGTCTGGTCTACTCGAAAAGCAAGAAGAGCTTCAGCACAAGGTTTCTGATGTTACCTCCTTGGGCGATCGACTTGTAGAGGCCAGAAAAGAAAGCGGGATACTGCACGAACAGCTGTTGGAACTGGGCCGGGAACTAGGGGCATCGCGCCGTGAGGCGCAAAAACCGCTCATCAAAGAGCTAGAGGCCTTACTGAGCAGACTGGGCATGCCAGATGCGGCCTTTGACTTGCACTGGGTGGAGACCGAAGAGCCTGGTGACAAGGGTCTTGAAACCGTGGAGTTCTTGTTCTCTGCCAATAAAGGGAGAGCCCCTGAGCCTTTGAAAAAAGTGGCCAGTGGAGGAGAAATGAGTCGTTTCATGCTCGGAATGAAGAACCTGATGGCCCAGTATAAGCAGCTGCCGACCATTCTCTTTGACGAGATTGACACCGGTGTTTCCGGAGAAATCGCCGATCGGATGGGTACCTTGATGTCGGAAATGGGCTCCCGGATGCAGGTGATTTGCATTACGCATCTACCTCAAGTTGCAGCCAAAGGGTCCAAGCACTTCAAGGTTTATAAAGAGCTGCGAGCAGAGGATACTTACACGGATATCAAGGAGTTAAGTGGCGCGGATCGAGTAGAGGAGGTGGCTTCTATGTTGAGCGGGGCGAGGAAAAGCGACGCAGCAAGGCAGAATGCACGAGAGCTCTTAGAGGATCGCGTGGCTGGCTAA
- a CDS encoding peptidylprolyl isomerase → MSQVKQNDTVRVHYTGTLADGEIFDSSREREPLEFTLGQGQLIPGFENGVIDMKTGETKTVHIPAAEAYGERREEMIQEVPKDQLPEEIKPEVGMTLFSRTPDGREMPLIVSEVLETSIMVDANHPLAGKDLTFEIELVEIK, encoded by the coding sequence ATGAGTCAAGTAAAACAAAACGATACGGTACGTGTCCACTATACCGGAACTCTAGCGGATGGAGAAATTTTCGATTCATCACGCGAACGTGAGCCGCTCGAATTTACCCTTGGTCAAGGCCAATTAATCCCCGGTTTCGAGAATGGCGTCATCGACATGAAAACTGGTGAGACCAAAACCGTTCACATTCCTGCAGCCGAAGCCTACGGCGAACGTCGCGAGGAAATGATTCAGGAAGTTCCCAAAGACCAATTGCCTGAAGAAATCAAGCCTGAAGTCGGAATGACGCTGTTTAGCCGCACTCCAGACGGACGCGAAATGCCTTTGATTGTCTCTGAAGTTCTTGAGACGAGTATCATGGTCGATGCCAATCACCCATTGGCTGGAAAGGACCTCACTTTTGAAATCGAATTGGTCGAGATCAAATAA
- a CDS encoding tetratricopeptide repeat protein, whose product MKKLVVLFAAVLISAVSMAQGAATSTAIIRLRADDWLEAKGYIDQAYDEMMEARAENRVVKEKVASKFWYHRAMIYQRISVSNDPQFAEYKKPALGTAADALEELFAVDQKGSYTKEGKELYAYVINGYLNRAFDQIDTEEFSGARSDFERAYELKKNPIVGEVDTTTLYNAALMAQYGEEYEEAIRLNRMLIEMDYQGARTFVLLSQIYKQMEDEEGAIAVVREGREKYPSDRDLLIEEVNYYIGKGDDQKATETLNLAVEADPGNALLWNALGTIQLKLGDEEKAMEALSKAVELNDSLPEAHYSLGVIWVERANGMVEKLNADGVSDSEYEKLKEEQLGYFRKSLPYFEKALELMPEDLLTLDALKVVYYKLDMTDKSIEMKKRIDALQG is encoded by the coding sequence ATGAAAAAGTTAGTTGTCCTTTTCGCCGCAGTATTGATCTCTGCGGTATCAATGGCTCAGGGAGCTGCAACCAGTACCGCCATCATTCGCCTACGCGCCGATGATTGGTTAGAAGCCAAAGGATATATCGACCAAGCCTACGACGAGATGATGGAAGCGAGAGCTGAAAACCGCGTCGTAAAAGAAAAGGTGGCCTCCAAGTTTTGGTACCACCGTGCTATGATTTACCAGCGCATTTCCGTTTCTAACGATCCACAATTCGCAGAATACAAAAAACCTGCATTGGGTACAGCCGCGGATGCTCTCGAAGAACTCTTTGCTGTGGACCAAAAAGGCTCGTACACCAAGGAAGGAAAAGAGCTGTACGCGTATGTCATCAACGGATACTTGAACCGTGCCTTTGACCAAATCGACACCGAAGAATTCTCTGGAGCAAGAAGCGATTTCGAGCGTGCATACGAGTTGAAAAAGAATCCAATCGTAGGTGAAGTAGACACTACGACTTTGTACAACGCCGCTTTGATGGCACAGTACGGAGAAGAGTACGAAGAAGCTATTCGCTTGAATCGAATGCTTATCGAAATGGATTATCAAGGAGCGCGTACGTTTGTGCTTTTGAGCCAGATCTACAAGCAAATGGAAGACGAGGAAGGTGCCATTGCCGTTGTTCGTGAAGGCCGTGAGAAATATCCTTCTGATCGTGATCTGTTGATCGAGGAAGTGAATTACTACATCGGTAAAGGCGACGATCAAAAAGCGACCGAAACCTTGAACTTAGCTGTAGAAGCTGATCCAGGAAATGCATTACTTTGGAACGCCTTGGGAACCATCCAATTGAAACTCGGCGATGAGGAGAAGGCTATGGAAGCTTTGAGCAAAGCAGTTGAATTGAACGATTCTTTGCCTGAAGCACATTATTCACTCGGTGTAATCTGGGTAGAGCGCGCCAACGGAATGGTGGAGAAATTGAACGCTGATGGCGTTTCCGATTCAGAATACGAGAAACTCAAAGAAGAGCAACTCGGATATTTCCGCAAAAGCTTGCCGTATTTCGAGAAAGCCCTCGAGCTTATGCCAGAGGATTTGTTGACTTTGGACGCTTTGAAGGTAGTATACTACAAACTCGATATGACGGACAAGTCCATCGAAATGAAAAAGCGCATTGACGCGCTGCAAGGATAA
- a CDS encoding SDR family oxidoreductase gives MANGILAGKKGIIFGALNAESIAWKVAEIAHAEGAQFVLTNAPIAMRMGEINNLAEKCGAEVIPADATSLEDLENLITRSQEILGGKLDFVLHSIGMSVNVRKGRPYTDLNYDWLTKGWDVSAVSFHKMMQTLYKQDAMSEWGSILGLTYIAAQRVFPDYNDMADNKSYLESIARSFGYYFGKEKNVRVNTISQSPTMTTAGSGVKGFGGFFKYADQISPLGNASAEDCANYCVSLFSDFTRMVTMQNLFHDGGFSNTGISQEVMNLFQGDEE, from the coding sequence ATGGCTAACGGAATTTTAGCAGGAAAAAAAGGAATTATTTTCGGCGCTTTGAATGCAGAGTCCATTGCATGGAAAGTCGCTGAAATTGCACATGCAGAAGGTGCGCAGTTTGTATTGACCAACGCGCCCATCGCCATGCGTATGGGAGAAATCAACAACCTCGCGGAGAAATGCGGAGCGGAAGTGATTCCAGCCGACGCGACTTCATTGGAAGACCTAGAGAACTTGATTACGCGTTCTCAAGAAATCTTAGGCGGAAAGTTGGATTTTGTGTTACACAGTATCGGAATGTCGGTGAACGTGCGTAAAGGACGCCCTTACACGGATCTGAACTACGATTGGCTGACTAAGGGTTGGGACGTGAGTGCCGTGAGTTTCCACAAGATGATGCAGACCTTGTACAAACAAGATGCGATGTCGGAGTGGGGGAGCATCCTAGGCTTGACCTATATAGCTGCTCAACGAGTATTCCCAGATTACAACGATATGGCGGACAACAAGTCCTATCTCGAGAGCATCGCCCGCAGCTTCGGGTACTACTTCGGAAAGGAAAAGAATGTGCGCGTAAATACCATCTCTCAATCACCGACTATGACAACTGCCGGGTCAGGTGTTAAAGGATTTGGTGGCTTTTTCAAGTACGCGGATCAAATCAGCCCGCTTGGGAATGCTTCAGCCGAAGATTGTGCGAACTACTGCGTAAGTCTGTTCTCGGACTTCACGCGAATGGTGACCATGCAAAATCTCTTCCACGACGGCGGATTCAGCAATACCGGTATTAGCCAAGAGGTGATGAACTTATTCCAAGGAGACGAAGAATAA
- a CDS encoding ATP-dependent Clp protease ATP-binding subunit, which produces MDENFSPRVKDVIGYSKEEALRLGHDYIGTEHLMLGLIREGEGIAIEILESLGVDLPAFRKKIESISKSDLTTKVSKRTNLPLTRQAEKALKTTFLEAKLFKSSVIGTSHLLLCILRNEDDPVSRILRQSGVDYDKVKEEYQAHYSEDSNLGNKPTSDLPFSDKDDDEFEDEGKSNPFSSGSSKKKTDSKSSTPVLDNFGRDLTKLAEDDKLDPVVGREKEIERVSQILSRRKKNNPLLIGEPGVGKSAIAEGLALRIVKRKVSRVLFDKRVITLDLASLVAGTKYRGQFEERMKAVMNELEKNDDIILFIDEIHTIVGAGGAAGSLDASNMFKPALARGEIQCIGATTLDEYRQSIEKDGALERRFQKVMVEPTSPEETLEILKNIRERYEDHHNVNYTNDALEACVTLTSRYISDRFLPDKAIDALDEAGSRVHISNIRVPETVVQLEKDLEGIRAEKIQVVKRQKYEEAARLRDDEKRIEAELEAAKRQWEQEVKNHRETVDEDNVAEVVAMMSGIPVQRIAQNESNKLKNMAAELKDKVIGQNDAVDKVVKAIQRNRAGLKDPNKPIGSFIFLGPTGVGKTELAKALSTKLFDTDDALIRIDMSEYMEKFAVSRLIGAPPGYVGYEEGGQLTEKVRRKPYSVILLDEIEKAHPDVFNLLLQALDDGLMTDSLGRKIDFKNTIVIMTSNIGSRQLKDFGQGVGFSTTAKQDSMDAHAKSVIEGALKKAFAPEFLNRIDDVVLFNSLAKEDIFKIIDLELDKLYQRITELGYKVQLSEKAKDFIAEKGFDRDFGARPLKRAIQRYMEDPLAEEIINSSISEGDTVKVDYDEKKEEITVKVKKKAKPKKAKDDAPKAEKEDPAKSEKED; this is translated from the coding sequence ATGGACGAAAATTTTTCACCCCGAGTCAAAGATGTGATCGGCTACAGCAAGGAGGAAGCTCTGCGCTTAGGGCATGATTACATTGGCACGGAGCATTTAATGCTTGGTTTGATTCGCGAAGGTGAAGGAATCGCTATTGAGATTTTAGAATCTCTGGGCGTTGACCTTCCTGCCTTTCGCAAGAAAATTGAGTCGATCAGCAAAAGCGATTTGACGACTAAAGTGAGTAAGCGTACCAACTTGCCCTTAACGCGTCAGGCTGAGAAAGCCTTGAAAACGACTTTCTTAGAAGCTAAGCTGTTCAAAAGCAGTGTGATCGGTACGTCTCATCTTCTCCTTTGTATTTTGCGAAATGAAGACGATCCTGTATCCCGCATCTTGCGTCAAAGCGGTGTGGATTACGATAAAGTGAAAGAAGAATATCAAGCGCACTACAGCGAGGACTCCAATTTGGGGAACAAACCAACCTCGGACTTGCCCTTTTCTGATAAAGACGATGACGAATTTGAAGATGAAGGAAAGAGCAATCCGTTTAGCTCCGGAAGTTCTAAGAAGAAAACAGATTCTAAATCCAGTACGCCAGTACTCGACAACTTCGGTCGAGATCTGACTAAGCTGGCTGAAGATGATAAACTAGATCCGGTCGTAGGCCGGGAAAAAGAGATCGAACGCGTTTCGCAGATCTTGAGCCGACGCAAAAAGAACAATCCTCTACTCATCGGTGAGCCCGGTGTGGGTAAATCGGCGATAGCCGAAGGATTGGCTTTGCGTATTGTGAAGCGAAAGGTCAGTCGAGTCTTGTTTGACAAGCGTGTCATCACTCTTGATTTAGCTTCTCTTGTGGCGGGTACCAAGTACCGCGGTCAGTTTGAAGAGCGTATGAAAGCGGTGATGAACGAACTCGAAAAGAACGACGATATCATCTTGTTCATCGATGAGATTCACACCATCGTGGGCGCAGGAGGGGCAGCTGGATCCTTGGATGCCAGCAATATGTTTAAGCCTGCCCTTGCCCGTGGTGAGATTCAATGCATCGGTGCAACCACACTAGACGAATACCGTCAGTCAATCGAAAAAGACGGAGCCTTAGAGCGTCGATTCCAAAAAGTGATGGTGGAGCCCACCTCGCCGGAAGAAACGCTGGAGATCCTAAAAAACATCCGTGAACGATACGAAGATCACCACAATGTGAACTATACCAATGACGCACTGGAGGCTTGTGTCACCTTGACGTCTCGGTACATCAGTGATCGCTTCCTTCCCGATAAGGCCATTGATGCCTTAGATGAGGCGGGAAGCCGTGTGCACATTTCGAATATTCGCGTTCCAGAAACGGTTGTCCAGTTGGAGAAAGACCTCGAAGGTATTCGAGCAGAGAAAATCCAAGTGGTAAAACGCCAGAAGTACGAAGAAGCAGCGCGATTACGTGATGATGAAAAGCGCATTGAAGCCGAGTTGGAAGCAGCGAAGCGTCAATGGGAGCAAGAAGTCAAGAATCACCGTGAAACCGTGGACGAAGACAATGTTGCGGAAGTGGTGGCCATGATGTCGGGAATTCCCGTGCAGCGCATTGCTCAAAACGAGAGCAATAAGCTCAAGAACATGGCTGCTGAACTCAAGGATAAAGTGATCGGTCAAAACGACGCGGTGGACAAGGTGGTAAAAGCCATCCAGCGAAACCGTGCCGGGCTGAAAGATCCTAATAAGCCGATTGGAAGTTTCATTTTCCTCGGACCTACAGGTGTCGGGAAAACAGAGCTCGCGAAGGCCTTGAGCACCAAGCTCTTCGATACAGATGACGCTTTGATTCGTATTGATATGAGCGAGTACATGGAGAAATTCGCCGTGTCTCGTTTGATCGGAGCGCCTCCGGGATATGTCGGATATGAGGAAGGTGGTCAGCTCACCGAAAAGGTGCGCCGTAAACCTTACAGCGTTATTCTGCTCGATGAGATTGAGAAAGCACATCCCGATGTGTTCAACCTCCTACTCCAAGCCTTGGACGATGGTTTGATGACGGATAGCTTGGGTCGAAAAATTGACTTCAAGAATACCATTGTCATCATGACCTCCAATATTGGTTCTCGTCAGTTGAAGGACTTCGGACAAGGAGTTGGATTCAGCACCACAGCTAAGCAGGACAGCATGGATGCCCATGCCAAGAGCGTAATCGAGGGTGCCTTGAAAAAGGCCTTTGCTCCGGAATTCTTGAATCGTATTGACGACGTTGTCCTCTTCAATAGCCTAGCTAAGGAGGACATCTTCAAGATCATCGATCTCGAATTGGACAAACTCTACCAGCGTATTACTGAATTGGGATACAAGGTGCAATTGAGTGAGAAAGCCAAGGACTTCATCGCTGAAAAAGGCTTTGATCGAGACTTCGGTGCTCGACCATTGAAGCGAGCCATTCAACGCTATATGGAAGACCCATTGGCAGAGGAGATCATCAACTCTTCGATTTCGGAAGGAGATACCGTAAAGGTTGATTACGACGAAAAGAAAGAGGAGATTACCGTGAAGGTCAAGAAGAAGGCCAAGCCAAAGAAGGCTAAGGATGACGCTCCAAAAGCGGAGAAAGAAGATCCGGCGAAGTCTGAAAAAGAAGACTGA
- a CDS encoding MATE family efflux transporter: MKIVPKNESRRSDDLGVLPIPKLLLQQSIPASIGFLVMSIYNIVDTIFVGRYVGSEGIGAITVVLPISFLISSIGMAIGIGGSSIISRALGARQLDRANLAFGNMISAVFVLGAVFVLLGVLYADPILSTFGAKGGIFPYAQRYFMIILYGLPALIIAMMANNVMRAEGRPKAAMYVLVIPAVVNLILDPIMIVWLDLGIEGAAYATTIAYIGSALFSLGYFAFGRSELTLSVENLVPDLSIIRETMSIGGITIARQAAISLLSVVLNQALFRYGAETGVAVWGIINRIMMFALFPVIGTMQGFMPIAGFNYGAQSWDRVKESIGVAFKYGSILSVGVFFGVMFGAEALTRVFTTDPELIAQTPRPMRFVFSLTPIIAVQLIGAAYFQAIGKVWPGLILTLSRQAFLLIPFILILPRWFDLDGVFFSFPLADGLSTLITYAYLRYHLKTLGVQKT; this comes from the coding sequence ATAAAAATCGTGCCAAAAAACGAATCACGCCGTTCTGATGACCTAGGCGTCCTCCCCATTCCTAAACTTCTCCTTCAACAAAGCATTCCGGCTTCCATTGGATTCTTGGTGATGTCCATCTACAATATTGTGGATACCATCTTCGTAGGACGCTATGTGGGTAGTGAGGGAATTGGTGCGATTACTGTCGTACTTCCCATTAGTTTTTTAATCTCTTCCATTGGGATGGCCATTGGAATAGGGGGGAGCAGTATCATCTCTAGGGCTTTGGGCGCAAGACAACTGGATCGGGCGAATCTGGCCTTTGGCAACATGATTTCGGCTGTCTTTGTGCTGGGCGCGGTGTTTGTTCTGCTCGGCGTGCTTTATGCGGATCCGATTCTGAGCACGTTTGGTGCAAAGGGAGGGATTTTTCCCTATGCGCAGCGTTATTTCATGATCATTCTTTACGGACTTCCGGCGCTGATCATAGCCATGATGGCCAACAATGTGATGCGGGCCGAGGGGCGGCCCAAGGCGGCGATGTATGTATTGGTCATACCGGCCGTGGTCAATTTGATCTTGGATCCGATTATGATTGTTTGGCTGGACTTGGGCATTGAAGGCGCAGCGTATGCGACAACCATAGCCTATATAGGTTCGGCGCTGTTTTCCTTGGGGTATTTTGCCTTTGGTCGATCTGAACTCACCTTGAGTGTCGAAAACTTGGTGCCGGACTTGAGCATCATTCGGGAGACCATGAGTATTGGTGGCATTACAATTGCCCGGCAGGCGGCCATAAGCTTGTTAAGCGTTGTTTTGAATCAAGCGCTGTTTCGCTACGGGGCGGAAACCGGTGTTGCCGTCTGGGGGATCATCAACCGCATCATGATGTTTGCCTTATTCCCCGTGATTGGAACCATGCAAGGCTTTATGCCCATTGCGGGATTCAACTATGGAGCACAGTCTTGGGACCGAGTGAAAGAATCCATTGGAGTGGCCTTTAAGTACGGGAGCATTTTAAGTGTAGGGGTCTTCTTCGGAGTGATGTTCGGCGCTGAAGCACTGACAAGGGTCTTTACCACGGATCCGGAACTCATAGCACAGACGCCAAGACCAATGCGCTTCGTGTTTTCTCTGACGCCCATTATTGCGGTTCAACTCATTGGAGCAGCCTATTTTCAGGCGATAGGGAAGGTATGGCCGGGCTTGATACTGACCCTTTCCAGACAGGCCTTTCTGTTGATTCCGTTTATTTTGATTTTACCCCGGTGGTTTGACTTGGACGGGGTATTCTTCAGTTTTCCCTTAGCCGACGGCCTTTCCACTTTGATTACCTATGCTTATTTGAGGTACCACCTCAAAACTTTAGGGGTGCAGAAAACCTGA